From Carassius auratus strain Wakin chromosome 1, ASM336829v1, whole genome shotgun sequence, the proteins below share one genomic window:
- the LOC113067038 gene encoding uncharacterized protein LOC113067038, with translation MERLRAALIVLMFLLFHQTRIYGEEVEMKVRPGDNITLYCDRSVTSGVVIVWIRNCSHENQPSLIINFRQWELKIFQRFSSIYNRYSNSFDLHISNISDSDLGLYYCAELERRVNKDDKGIISSSEVYYYGNRTTRLSLEEQVTSCSEPSAPPDCVLCWTLLFSVCPVCVLLFSICLFCLCRKKTTDAVTDQKDKLKGRNTAECMDEEVCYASLDVITKRQKQRKTKRVQCSDFSTYAQVRTEAE, from the exons ATGGAGAGATTAAGAGCTGCTCTCATTGTGCTTATGT ttttactcTTCCATCAGACAAGAATCTATGGAGAAGAAGTGGAGATGAAAGTCAGACCAGGAGACAACATCACTCTCTACTGTGATCGCTCTGTAACTTCTGGTGTAGTCATTGTATGGATAAGAAACTGCTCTCATGAAAATCAACCCTCTCTCATAATAAATTTTCGACAATGGGAACTGAAGATATTTCAGCGTTTCAGCTCTATCTACAACCGCTACAGTAATTCTTTTGATCTACATATTTCCAAcatcagtgactctgatctgggACTGTACTACTGTGCAGAACTAGAGAGAAGGGTAAACAAAGATGACAAAGGCATCATCTCCTCATCAGAAGTGTATTATTATGGAAACCGAACAACTCGTCTCTCTCTGGAAG AACAAGTGACTTCCTGTTCTGAACCCTCCGCTCCTCCTGACTGTGTGCTCTGCTGGACGCTGCTGTTCAGTGTGTGTCCGGTGTGTGTTCTCCTCTTCTCCATCTGTTTGTTCTGCCTCTGTCGTAAGAAAACTACAG ATGCTGTGACAGATCAAAAAGACAAGTTAAAAGGTAGAAATACAGCTGAG tgcaTGGATGAAGAGGTGTGTTATGCATCTTTGGATGTGATCACCAAGAGACAAAAACAACGCAAGACAAAGCGAGTGCAGTGTTCTGACTTCAGTACTTATGCTCAGGTCAGAACGGAAGCTGAATAG